The following nucleotide sequence is from Streptomyces pactum.
GGGCACGTCGGAGGGCGTGTGCGGGCGCAGGACCAGGCGCTCGGTGGTGAGGGTGACGGGCTCCATGCCGGAAGTGTGGTCCCCGGCGCGCCCGGCGGCGACCTCTTTTCCCCGGTTTCCCCCGGTCACCGGCCTGCGGGCGGTCCGCTCCCCGGACCGCTCGCGGCAGCGGCGGCGTGTCGGCGGCCCCGACCCGCCCGTGGCACCCCTGCCCGGCCCGCGGTGGGCGGTCCCCGGCCGGGGGCGGTCAGGCCCCGCGGCCGGACCTTGATCGGGCACCCTGGGGCCGCCCGGCGCGTTGATACGGGCACAGGCGACACCCGGTCTTCGGACGGGCGGACCTCCCGGCGTGGCGGGGTCCTGTCTTACGATGGCCGTTGCGGCGGGGCCAGCGCCGCTCGATAATGCCGCGCCAGCGCACCCGACCGTGCCACGCCCGACCGGCAAGGAGCCAGCCTAAGTGTCCGTCCTCAACAAGATCATGCGTGCAGGCGAAGGCAAGATCCTGCGTAAGCTGCACCGCATCGCGGACCAGGTCAATTCCATCGAAGAGGAGATCGCGGCCTACTCCGACGCCGGACTGCGCGAACTCACCGAGGAGTACAAGCAGCGGTACGCGGACGGCGAGACCCTCGACGACCTGATGCCCGAGGCGTTCGCCACGGTCCGCGAGGCGGCCAAGCGGGTGCTCGGCCAGCGCCACTACGACGTCCAGCTGATGGGCGGCGCCGCGCTGCACCTGGGATATGTGGCCGAGATGAAGACCGGTGAGGGCAAGACCCTCGTCGGTACCCTCCCCGCCTACCTCAACGCGCTGTCCGGCAAGGGTGTCCACCTGATCACGGTGAACGACTACCTGGCCGAGCGCGACTCCGAGATGATGGGCCGGGTCCACAAGTTCCTCGGTCTCACCGTGGGTTGCATCCTGGCGAACATGACGCCGGCGCAGCGCCGCGAGCAGTACGCCTGCGACATCACCTACGGCACCAACAACGAGTTCGGCTTCGACTACCTGCGTGACAACATGGCGTGGTCGAAGGACGAACTGGTGCAGCGCGGCCACAACTTCGCCATCGTCGACGAGGTGGACTCCATCCTCGTGGACGAGGCGCGTACCCCGCTGATCATCTCCGGTCCCGCGGACCAGGCCACCAAGTGGTACGGCGACTTCGCCAAGCTGGTCACCCGGCTGAAGCGGGGCGAGCCGGCCAACCCGCAGAAGGGCCTGGAGGAGACCGGCGACTACGAGGTGGACGAGAAGAAGCGCACCGTCGCCATCCACGAGGCCGGTGTCGGCAAGGTCGAGGACTGGCTGGGCATCGACAACCTCTACGAGTCGGTCAACACCCCGCTCGTCGGCTACCTGAACAACGCCATCAAGGCGAAGGAACTGTTCAAGAAGGACAAGGACTACGTCGTCATCGACGGCGAGGTCATGATCGTCGACGAGCACACCGGCCGTATCCTCGCCGGCCGCCGCTACAACGAGGGCATGCACCAGGCGATCGAGGCGAAGGAGGGGGTGGACATCAAGGACGAGAACCAGACCCTCGCCACGATCACCCTGCAGAACTTCTTCCGCCTCTACGACAAGCTCTCCGGCATGACCGGTACGGCCATGACCGAGGCGGCCGAGTTCCACCAGATCTACAAGCTCGGCGTGGTGCCCATCCCCACCAACCGGCCGATGATCCGCAAGGACCAGTCCGACCTGATCTACCGGACCGAGGTCGCGAAGTTCGCCGCGGTGGTGGAGGACATCGCCGAGCGGCACGAGAAGGGCCAGCCGGTGCTGGTCGGCACCACCTCGGTGGAGAAGTCCGAGTACCTCTCCCAGCAGCTCACCAAGCGCGGCATCCCGCACGAGGTGCTCAACGCCAAGCACCACGAGCGGGAGGCGCAGATCGTCGCCCAGGCGGGCCGCAAGGGGGCCGTGACGGTCGCCACCAACATGGCCGGCCGTGGTACGGACATCAAGCTCGGCGGCAACCCGGACGAGATCGCCGAGTCCGAGCTGCGGGCCAAGGGCCTGGACCCGGTGGAGCACGTCGAGGAGTGGGCCGCCGCGCTGCCCGCCGCCCTGGAGCGGGCCGAGGCCGCGGTGAAGGCCGAGTTCGAAGAGGTCAAGAAGCTCGGCGGGCTGTACGTGCTGGGCACCGAGCGCCACGAGTCGCGCCGTATCGACAACCAGCTGCGCGGTCGTTCCGGACGTCAGGGCGACCCCGGCGAGTCCCGCTTCTACCTCTCGCTCGGCGACGACCTGATGCGCCTGTTCAAGGCCCAGATGGTCGAGCGGGTGATGGCCATGGCGAACGTGCCGGACGACGTGCCGATCGAGAACAAGATGGTCACCCGGGCCATCGCCTCCGCCCAGTCGCAGGTCGAGCAGCAGAACTTCGAGACCCGTAAGAACGTCCTGAAGTACGACGAGGTGCTCAACCGGCAGCGCGAGGTCATCTACGGCGAGCGCCGGCGGGTGCTGGAGGGCGAGGACCTGCACGAGCAGGTGCGCCACTTCATGGACGACACCATCGACGCCTACATCCAGGCCGAGACGGTGGAGGGCTTCGCCGAGGAGTGGGACCTGGACCGGCTGTGGAGCGCGTTCAAGCAGCTCTACCCGGTGCAGGTCACCGTCGAGGAGCTGGAGGAGGAGGCCGGCGGCCGGGAGGGCATCACCGCCGAGTTCATCGCCGAGTCCATCAAGGAGGACATCCACCGGCAGTACGACGCCCGCGAGGAGCAGCTCGGCTCGGACATCATGCGTGAGCTGGAGCGCCGCGTGGTGCTGTCGGTGCTGGACCGCAAGTGGCGTGAGCACCTCTACGAGATGGACTACCTCCAGGAGGGCATCGGCCTGCGCGCGATGGCCCAGAAGGACCCGCTGGTCGAGTACCAGCGCGAGGGCTTCGACATGTTCACCGCCATGATGGACGGGATCAAGGAGGAGTCCGTCGGCTACCTGTTCAACCTGGAGGTCCAGGTCGAGCAGCAGGTCGAGGAGGTCCCGGTCCAGGAGGGCGCCGAGGCGGCGGCCCCCTCCCTGGAGAAGGCGGAGGGCAAGGCTCCGGTCGCGGCCGGGGCGCCGGCCGGCGGCGCCCGGCCGGAGATCCGCGCCAAGGGCCTGGAGGCCCCGCAGCGTCCGGACCGGCTGCACTTCTCCGCCCCGACCGTGGACGGCGAGGGCGGCGTGGTCGAGGGCGACTTCGCCACCGACCAGCCGCCGGCCCCGCGCGCCTCGGAGTCCGACGGCCTCACCCGCGCCGAGCGCCGCAAGGCGGGCAAGGGCGGCCGGCGCCGCAAGAAGTGACCCGCGCGGAGCGCGGGGCACCGCCCGCGGCGGTGGTGTGAACGACGGGCCGGGGACGGCGGCGGACAGCCGCGGTCCCCGGCCCGCCGGCGTATCGCCTGATGTGCGGGCCCGCGCACCGGGGCGTCATGGCTGGGGCGGCTCCGGGCGGCCTGCCGGGCCGAGGTCCACGGCGGCGCAGCGCCAGCGGTCGTCCCGTCCCCGCTCCAGCCGGAAGGCGAACGCGATCAGCCGGTCGTCGAAGGCCACCCGGGCGAACGCCTCGATCACGCCGTCCCGGGGGCGGGACTCGTCGCAGCGCGCCACGTAGGGCGCCTCGGTGCCGGTCGCCCGGGGCCGCAGCGGGGTGCGGGGTGCCAGCTCCACCAGCCGGTCGTACGCCTCGGGCAGGGCGTGGCCGAGCAGCGTGTGGACCGGGCGCCGTCCGCTGAGAGTGAGCAGCAGCCGGTGGGCGAACCAGTAGCGGGGCTGGGTCTCCTGCGCCTGACGGCGGGCCGCCACGGTGGCCGCCCTGGACACCGGGCGCGGCGGGCCCGACCGCCGGGCGCCACCCCGCCCCGCCGGCCGGCCCGGACCCGGTGACCGGGTGGCGCCCGGCCGGCCGGGCGGCCGGCTCGCGCCGGGGCCCGGACCCGGTGGCCGGGTGGCGGCCGGCGAGGTCCGCCGGCCTTGCGTCGGCACCCGGCCGGGGCCGGGGACACCCCGCCCGGCGGGGCGGGGGACCGGTCGGTGACCGGAGCCGCGCCGCCCGGCTCCGGCGGCAGGTGGCCCGGTACGGGTTCTCGCGCGGGCCCCGGTACGGCTACGCGCGGGCCCGGCACGTCGGCCGGCGTGCCCGGTGCGCTCGGCCCATCCGGTACGCCCGGTCCTCCCGGTGTGTCCGGTGTGTCCGCTGCCGGTGCCTCCGGGGCCGGGGTGCCGGGTGCGCCGGGTGCCGGGGCGTGTCCGCATCCGCACCCGGTACCGCGTGGGGCGGTCGGGCCGGGCACGGCCCCCGAGGCGTGTTCGCTTCCGGGACTGTGCCCGTGCCCCGGACCGGGACCGGTGGCCGGGGTGCCACGCTCGTTACGCCCGTTTCCCGTGGCGTGCCCGCCGCCGGGTCCGTGTCCCCTTCCCGGGCCGTGCCCGGCGCCGGGGTGGCACCCGCACCGGGGGTGGTGCGCGGAG
It contains:
- a CDS encoding Rv3235 family protein, which codes for MAARRQAQETQPRYWFAHRLLLTLSGRRPVHTLLGHALPEAYDRLVELAPRTPLRPRATGTEAPYVARCDESRPRDGVIEAFARVAFDDRLIAFAFRLERGRDDRWRCAAVDLGPAGRPEPPQP
- the secA gene encoding preprotein translocase subunit SecA, with product MSVLNKIMRAGEGKILRKLHRIADQVNSIEEEIAAYSDAGLRELTEEYKQRYADGETLDDLMPEAFATVREAAKRVLGQRHYDVQLMGGAALHLGYVAEMKTGEGKTLVGTLPAYLNALSGKGVHLITVNDYLAERDSEMMGRVHKFLGLTVGCILANMTPAQRREQYACDITYGTNNEFGFDYLRDNMAWSKDELVQRGHNFAIVDEVDSILVDEARTPLIISGPADQATKWYGDFAKLVTRLKRGEPANPQKGLEETGDYEVDEKKRTVAIHEAGVGKVEDWLGIDNLYESVNTPLVGYLNNAIKAKELFKKDKDYVVIDGEVMIVDEHTGRILAGRRYNEGMHQAIEAKEGVDIKDENQTLATITLQNFFRLYDKLSGMTGTAMTEAAEFHQIYKLGVVPIPTNRPMIRKDQSDLIYRTEVAKFAAVVEDIAERHEKGQPVLVGTTSVEKSEYLSQQLTKRGIPHEVLNAKHHEREAQIVAQAGRKGAVTVATNMAGRGTDIKLGGNPDEIAESELRAKGLDPVEHVEEWAAALPAALERAEAAVKAEFEEVKKLGGLYVLGTERHESRRIDNQLRGRSGRQGDPGESRFYLSLGDDLMRLFKAQMVERVMAMANVPDDVPIENKMVTRAIASAQSQVEQQNFETRKNVLKYDEVLNRQREVIYGERRRVLEGEDLHEQVRHFMDDTIDAYIQAETVEGFAEEWDLDRLWSAFKQLYPVQVTVEELEEEAGGREGITAEFIAESIKEDIHRQYDAREEQLGSDIMRELERRVVLSVLDRKWREHLYEMDYLQEGIGLRAMAQKDPLVEYQREGFDMFTAMMDGIKEESVGYLFNLEVQVEQQVEEVPVQEGAEAAAPSLEKAEGKAPVAAGAPAGGARPEIRAKGLEAPQRPDRLHFSAPTVDGEGGVVEGDFATDQPPAPRASESDGLTRAERRKAGKGGRRRKK